Part of the Spirochaeta lutea genome is shown below.
GCAGCAGGTTGGCAGATAACGCCTTGGATACCCGGCGCGCTTTGGGTCTAGGGGCTGAGGGGCTCTTCATTTGTTTAGTAGTATAGGCCTGTAGAATCTCCATGGCAAGCGCCTTTCTCGGGGCATGGTTCAGGCGCCGGGGTCCCTTGGCGCCATTGCCCGGATAAGCCGGGTGCGAGAATCGATGCCGATTTTGTTGTAGAGGTTGTACACAAATACCTACACCTGCAACTGTCTACGGAAAGGCCTTCATTACATCGACTATAACTCTAAAAAACCGACAATAGTTGCCGTTAAGTAGCCCCAGGACAGCGGGAGCGACCGAAAAAACCGCCGGATCACCTCCGGCGGTTATGCTCTATTTCCTTCCCGGTATTAGTTTCGGGCGTTCATAGCCTCGAGGGTCCGGTTATGTTCAGCCTCGGCAGCCTCTTGCCTGTCCACCGGCACCGAAGACTCCCGGGCAGTTCGGACTTCCAGCTCCCGACCGCCAAGAGACCGCGGGGCTATGATGGATGAACCTAAGGGAACGCCCTCCTCATAATCCAGAAGAAATAGCGCTGATGTGGCCGATCCCTGGTCGCTTGAGGGGATGGGGACATAGATCTTGGTCGTGCCCCCGGGTTCGACGAGCAGACTGTAGCCGCTTACGGGATCGATGTAATAATCATTGGATAGAAGCCGTCCCTGACTATCAAGAATGAAGGCATCTGAAAAGCTCAAAAGCTGCCACCACTGGGAGGCGGAATGGTTTGTCACCGTTGCCGTGGCATTTCCCCCGATCATGGCGACATTAGTTACTGTCAGACCGCCGTTAGCCGCTGTGAGTTTCTCGTAGTTTATATTGGAATAGCCACTTGAGATGAGATCAAAGCTGATTTCTGCTACATCTTCCGGTTCAATACCATAGAGCGGATGGGTCGTATCATCAGAATCAAAGTAGGCATACCAACGCAGATATGCCGTATCGCCAGGGAAAATATAGTTATTGTTGTAGTAATACGAGGAGGTGGAAAAATACCTGGAGGTATACGGGGCTTCAATATACTTGAACCCGTCTCCCCCATCCAGGGTTGTGTTGTAGATACTATTCCCATCTGCATCGTAGAAGGTTGCCCTGGCTTGTGGAAAGCTCAGGGTATCCAAATCCCCCGCTTCGTAATCGTATTTGAAGGAGGCATGTACAGATACGGTTGTTTTGCCGTAGGAAGCATCTTCCCTGGTGACGGTTGCCTGCACCGGGTTGAGGTGGGCTGCATTCATAGAGATCAAATTGGTGGCTAGGGCAGCACTCCGAGAGACGGACGGGAAGCTCCGGCTGAAACTGCCATCTCCGGAGCCGGAGTCTGAATCGGAGGTCAGGGTGAAGGTGCCCTGATCAATAGTGAGAATGTATTTTACATCCGGTTCGAATTCAAATTCTTTGTGTTCCCCATACTGGTCTGTTAGAATGGTGACAAAATTCTCTGCGGAGTTAAGATGCCAGATATTTACACTCTTCTCGGTGGTGGGATTGAAGGGGGTCCCAGAGTTGTCGGCGGAGATAGCCACCATCAAATCACCATGGGGCTTCTCTTCAAATTTGCTGTAATCCCCGGCTACCAGCTTAATAGACTCGCCGGTGTTATTAATTACCGTCACATCCGCCCTGTTCGAATCGGTGATATTACAGCCCGCGGATACCAGAACAAACATTACCAAAATAGACATAAAAGCCCTGGTTGATACTCTTCTAAGATTCATACAATTACTCCTAATAGCAGCGCCTTCTGGCAGAGTACTACGGTTTCCGGCAGAGAACAATTATTTTTCCTTGGGAAACGAGACAAATCCATGGTAGGCCGTAATTATGGTGGAGTAGTCTCCCGGGGCGATGTATTATATAGGAAAGAGAGAAATAGGAGCGAAGATATGGCCGATACACATAAACCAAGCACAAGCCGAGAGGCAATGCGGATTTTTAAGTCGGATTTTCTGGAGTTTTTCACCCACATCCATCCCGGAATGGTCCTGGCGATCTGGGTACCGATTATCGGAATATTCCTTTACCTCAGTGGAGTGAATGCCCTGCCCGGCGTATTCCCCTGGTATGCCATTGCAGGCTACGTCCTGGGAATCGGAATCTGGACCTTGGCGGAGTATGTACTCCACCGCTGGCTCTTCCACTACCACGCAAAAAGTGAGGCGGGCAAGCGAATCACCTTTATATTCCACGGGGTTCACCACATGCAGCCCATGGTCAAAACCCGCCTGGTGATGCCCCCCATGGTCAGCCTGCCCCTGGGGGCTCTTTTCTTCGGACTGTACTACCTGGTCTTCGATCTCATTCTGAACGCCCCTCATTGGCTCTATCCGACCTTCGCCGGATTCGCCACCGGCTACCTTGCCTACGATATGATTCACTATTCGGTGCATCACTTTAATTTGAAGGGCCGATTCTTCAAATGGGTCCGAAAACACCATATGGAACACCACGTACAAACCCCGGACGAACGCTTCGGGGTTACCAGCCCAACCTGGGACTACGTCTTCCATACCGAACCGTCCAAGACCCCAAAGAAGGAAAAAGAACAAGCCGACAGCTGATACCAGCCCTCAGATGCAACATCCCCCAGTAGCAGCGTGAAATGCGTTTCTGCTGGGGGGATTTTGATGTCCGCCCACCCTTTGAGAAATCCAGGTACAACAGGATGACCGGCAGGCTAGGATTGCACGCCAATCTATTGAATCAAATGAATCCCATCTCGAAGCGCTCTCTGAACCCAAGTAGGGTTTCATTATTTCCCCAAGGATGATTTCGTAATTAAGCTACTGCCATCCCTGGGATAACTCCTTGTACTCTCTCAAGAGTAGGCAGCACATATGCTAGATCGGGCAGTTAAAGTAGCAGGTCAAGCTGACAACTGTGACTCGGTTCCTAATCACCCTTCGAAATAGCACGTGAATATTCCAAAGAAACCTTGGTTCCTGCCTTGATTTCTCTCGTCCTAGGTGTTACATTTTTATTATTCCAGAATTTCGGGATGTTAAGATATTGCAATGTATCCAGGAGGGCGGCTATGATCGAGGTAATTAAGAATACACAGTCCGAGCACCGGGGGGTTGATGAGGTGCGGGCGAACCTGTACAGCCTTATTCTGCTGTCCTATGTAGATACCATGAGCGGACTGGATCCCTGGGTGGAGCGGGTGCACGGGGAGCTGTCTCCCGAGAGGCGATGGCTCAATACGGTGGTGATGGACGGACTGCATTACACCCTGGTGCCGGTACGGGATGTGGGAAGTTTTCCTGAATATCTGCAGGATATGGAGAACACCCCGGCCCTGGAGCTGCGGCAGCGGCTCTTGGGAGAGTATGAGCTGCGTGCCATCCGCAGGGACCCAGCATCGGGCCTGAGTGTGGAGGAGGCGTTGAAATCACCAGAAAACTACCTGACATACCTGGCAGACCGGTATAGGAGTCTGGATGATGAACCGAATTCCCGGGCACATCAGATCGAGAGGGCGGCCTACGAGCTGATTGTGAATCCGGACCGGATGAAATCTGTGGTGCTGGAGCACCTCCACTACAT
Proteins encoded:
- a CDS encoding sterol desaturase family protein, encoding MADTHKPSTSREAMRIFKSDFLEFFTHIHPGMVLAIWVPIIGIFLYLSGVNALPGVFPWYAIAGYVLGIGIWTLAEYVLHRWLFHYHAKSEAGKRITFIFHGVHHMQPMVKTRLVMPPMVSLPLGALFFGLYYLVFDLILNAPHWLYPTFAGFATGYLAYDMIHYSVHHFNLKGRFFKWVRKHHMEHHVQTPDERFGVTSPTWDYVFHTEPSKTPKKEKEQADS